The sequence below is a genomic window from Streptosporangium lutulentum.
GTGGCCCAGTTCCCGATCTTCATCTCGATGTTCACCGTGCTCAACGCCATGGCGCATGGCGAGGCCAAGTTCGGCATGACGCAGGAGTTCATCGAAAGCGCGCGGGGCGCGCACATCTTCGGCGCCCCCCTGCCGGCGACCTTCTGGAGCAGCACCGAGCAGATCGAGGCGTTCGGCGCGAACGCGATCCAGACGAAGATCGTGCTCGCGGTCTTCGTGGCGATCAGCTCGCTGACCACGTTCCTCACCGTCCGGCAGAGCGTGGGCCGCTCGATGGCGCAGATGCCGGACAACCCGATGGCGCAGCAGCAGAAGATCCTGATGTACGTCTCGCCGCTGTTCGCGATCTTCTCTCTGAACTTCCCCCTCGGTCTGATTCTTTACTGGGTCACCACCAACCTGTGGACCCTGAGCCAGCAACACTGGTTCTACAGCCGTAACCCCTCCCCCGTGGTCGACGCCAAGGGCAATGTGACGACTCCTGAGCCCAAGCCGAGCTTGCTCAGCAAGGTCAGGAAGGCGCCTCCCGAGCCCCCGGCGCCTCCCGCGGAGCCGGAGCCCAAGGTGCTCCGTCAGCAGCCGACCCGCCAGCCCCGCAGCAAGCGGACCGGTAGCAAGAAGTCCTGACGACTCATCCCGACAGCACGAAGGAGTGGCCGGACG
It includes:
- the yidC gene encoding membrane protein insertase YidC yields the protein MELSWLNWLYTAVAQVITWIHQGYSSFLDPNSGLTWALSIITLTVLMRLLIFPLFLKQMRSSKKMQELGPKVAEIRKRYKNDKQRMNQEVMALYQGQGANPLGGCLPIVAQFPIFISMFTVLNAMAHGEAKFGMTQEFIESARGAHIFGAPLPATFWSSTEQIEAFGANAIQTKIVLAVFVAISSLTTFLTVRQSVGRSMAQMPDNPMAQQQKILMYVSPLFAIFSLNFPLGLILYWVTTNLWTLSQQHWFYSRNPSPVVDAKGNVTTPEPKPSLLSKVRKAPPEPPAPPAEPEPKVLRQQPTRQPRSKRTGSKKS